From the genome of Impatiens glandulifera chromosome 9, dImpGla2.1, whole genome shotgun sequence, one region includes:
- the LOC124916432 gene encoding histone acetyltransferase HAC12, which yields MDLHAQMSGQISGQVSNQDGSRLSELSQHNSGSLPNQIQNLGEHRSTPAVDHETFKMRKYMLDKIYQMVIQGRRRQSNQEIQSKKIQDIVKRLEEGLFRTATTKEEYLNLDTLETRLHGLIKRSPTKNHNQQYSQVVNSSSSSSSSVGTMIPTPVMPQSSNPNMMAAASSMNSSMAANGGNGIGASGN from the exons ATGGATTTGCATGCACAAATGTCAGGCCAAATCTCCGGGCAGGTATCGAATCAAGACGGTAGTCGGTTGTCTGAGCTATCTCAACACAATAGTGGGTCTCTTCCTAATCAGATTCAGAACTTGGGTGAGCATCGTAGTACACCGGCAGTGGATCACGAGACTTTTAAAATGCGCAAATATATGCTCGATAAGAT CTATCAAATGGTAATACAGGGTCGTCGACGACAATCAAATCAGGAGATACAATCCAAGAAGATACAAGATATTGTAAAACGCTTGGAGGAGGGTCTATTCAGAACTGCCACTACCAAG GAGGAATATCTGAACTTGGATACATTAGAGACTCGCTTGCATGGCCTGATCAAACGTTCTCCTACGAAAAATCATAACCAACAATATTCACAAGTGgtcaattcttcttcttcttcttcttcttctgttggAACAATGATTCCAACTCCTGTTATGCCTCAAAGCAGCAATCCAAACATGATGGCAGCAGCATCATCCATGAACTCTTCCATGGCTGCCAATGGAGGCAATGGCATTGGTGCATCTGGTAATTAA
- the LOC124916431 gene encoding uncharacterized protein LOC124916431: MDADISRWIVEFLVTTNISDITLKKVIDLVLPVNVVDPSLKKAMLIRAIVSEISKSAGVASHKMLELMEELVDLEPPSHALQTAYCDVAVDVTVNMLKQSEEKYIESVNVLWKTKIESMINNSNGLVCEDLLEWKHVMEASLLDGTCSHLCEDDPLKILRDSNYESLKSLRDYINEVRSNMGPSFLQRVAQMEGIQQLLQGIEISADERNRNDGCDKKKTIEVINLEDNDEEDETNKKIINDTTKKGESSLPTLKRKGGSSSIRRRRKFWSNLEEDTLRDGVKKFGHGNWKSILEHYKDIFEERTEVDLKDKWRNMMR, encoded by the exons ATGGATGCAGATATCTCTCGATGGATCGTGGAGTTTCTAGTCACAACAAATATTAGTGATATAACTTTGAAGAAGGTTATTGATCTCGTTCTCCCTGTCAACGTCGTCGACCCCAGCTTAAAGAAGGCCATGCTTATTCGAGCCATCGTCTCGGAGATATCCAAATCTGCCGGCGTGGCTTCTCATAAAATGTTGGAGCTGATGGAAGAACTGGTGGATTTAGAGCCGCCTTCTCATGCCCTCCAGACGGCATATTGCGATGTGGCCGTGGATGTCACGGTCAACATGCTGAAACAAAGTGAGGAGAAATACATTGAATCCGTCAATGTATTGTGGAAGACAAAAATTGAATCAATGATTAATAACTCTAATGGGCTCGTTTGTGAGGACCTACTGGAATGGAAACATGTAATGGAGGCATCCTTATTGGACGGTACCTGCAGTCATCTTTGTGAAGATGATCCTTTGAAGATATTAAGAGACAGTAATTACGAGTCTCTAAAGTCTCTAAGGGATTATATTAACGAAGTCCGGTCCAACATGGGTCCTTCATTTCTTCAAAGAGTGGCCCAGATGGAAGGTATTCAACAACTCTTACAAGGGATTGAGATCTCTGCAG ATGAGAGGAATAGGAATGATGGTTGtgataaaaagaaaacaattgaAGTAATAAATTTAGAAGATAATGATGAGGAGGATGAgacaaataagaaaattattaatgatacaACAAAGAAGGGTGAATCTTCTCTTCCCACCTTGAAGAGGAAAGGTGGGAGTTCGAGTattagaagaagaaggaaatttTGGAGTAATTTGGAAGAAGACACTCTCCGAGATGGTGTTAAAAA ATTTGGGCATGGGAATTGGAAGTCTATCTTGGAACATTACAAAGATATTTTTGAAGAGAGGACTGAGGTTGATTTGAAGGACAAATGGAGAAACATGATGAGGTGA
- the LOC124914086 gene encoding O-fucosyltransferase 1, whose translation MRRPGEAAMMLKRGQNRQLRQLSGGIKSLFGRLSIAAFVLMICTLSLLYTTKTDTNQSLSGSQIHPETLWETAAADGWRPSSAPRSDWPPPPKETNGYLRVRCNGGLNQQRSAICNAVLAARIMNATLVLPELDTNSYWHDDRGFHGIYDVDYFIKTLRYDVRIVESIPESSKNGKVKKIKAFQLHPARDAPLSWYTTVALEKMKQHGAIYLTPFSHRLAEEIDHPEYQRLRCRVNYHALRFKPDIMKLSNSIVSKLRAEGHFMSIHLRFEMDMLAFAGCFDIFTPEEQKLLKKYRGENFAEKRLVYNERRAIGKCPLTPEEVGLILRAMGFENSTRIYLAAGDLFGGERFMKPFRSLFPRLENHSTVEADQLFDSSQGLLGSAVDYMVCLLSDIFMPTYDGPSNFANNLLGHRLYYGFRTTIRPDRKNLAPIFIDRENGRTANFEEAVRRVMAKTSFGGPHKRISPESFYTNSWPECFCQMSAKNPADQCPPDNVLEILDKQLWSTNGHSNSTSTIE comes from the exons ATGAGAAG ACCTGGCGAAGCGGCGATGATGTTGAAAAGAGGACAAAATCGTCAGCTGAGGCAACTGTCCGGAGGGATCAAGAGCCTTTTTGGGAGATTGTCTATTGCAGCGTTTGTTCTCATGATCTGCACTCTCTCGCTATTATATACTACCAAAACAGATACTAACCAATCTTTATCTGGATCTCAG ATACATCCAGAGACTCTTTGGGAGACTGCCGCTGCTGATGGTTGGAGGCCATCATCAGCTCCACGGTCTGATTGGCCAC CTCCTCCAAAAGAGACCAATGGCTATCTGAGGGTTCGATGCAATGGTGGTCTGAATCAGCAACGTAGCGCG ATTTGTAATGCTGTTCTTGCTGCAAGAATTATGAATGCTACACTTGTGCTGCCTGAACTAGATACAAATTCGTACTGGCATGATGACAG AGGTTTCCATGGTATCTATGATGTTGACTATTTTATCAAGACTTTGAGGTATGATGTCCGAATAGTAGAAAGCATCCCTGAAAGTAGTAAAAATGGAAAGGTCAAAAAGATAAAAGCCTTCCAG CTTCACCCTGCCAGAGATGCTCCTCTCAGCTGGTATACAACAGTTGCTCTGGAGAAGATGAAGCAGCATGGAGCTATCTATCTCACTCCCTTTTCACATCGTTTAGCTGAAGAAATTGACCATCCTGAGTACCAACGGTTAAGGTGTCGCGTTAATTACCACGCACTAAGATTTAAGCCGGATATAATGAAGTTAAGCAATTCGATAGTCAGTAAACTTCGGGCTGAAGGACACTTCATGTCAATACATCTTCGCTTTGAGATGGACATGCTTGCATTTGCTGG CTGCTTCGATATCTTTACTCCTGAAGAACAGAAACTCCTGAAGAAGTATAGAGGAGAAAATTTTGCAGAGAAGAGGCTCGTGTATAATGAGAGGAGGGCAATTGGGAAATGTCCTTTAACTCCAGAAGAg GTTGGTCTTATCCTTCGTGCAATGGGTTTTGAGAATTCTACTAGGATCTATCTTGCTGCTGGTGATCTATTTGGAGGAGAGCGCTTCATGAAGCCTTTTCGTTCCTTATTTCCTCGCCTTGAGAACCACAGCACAGTTGAGGCTGACCAGTTATTTGACAGCTCTCAGGGCCTGTTAGGATCTGCTGTTGATTATATGGTTTGTCTTCTTTCTGACATCTTCATGCCAACATATGATGGTCCAAGCAATTTCGCCAATAACCTTTTGGGCCACCGCCTCTACTATGGTTTCCGCACAACAATCCGCCCAGACAGGAAAAATCTTGCACCTATCTTCATTGATCGGGAAAATGGAAGAACAGCTAACTTTGAAGAAGCTGTTAGACGTGTGATGGCCAAAACAAGTTTTGGGGGGCCCCACAAGCGTATTTCGCCTGAATCTTTTTATACAAACTCTTGGCCTGAATGTTTCTGCCAAATGTCAGCTAAGAATCCTGCTGATCAATGCCCGCCAGATAATGTGTTGGAAATCCTAGATAAGCAATTGTGGAGTACAAACGGGCATTCAAATTCAACATCCACCATTGAATAG
- the LOC124914087 gene encoding ER lumen protein-retaining receptor-like, with amino-acid sequence MNIFRLAADMTHLASILVLLLKIHTIKSCAGISLKTQELYSIVFVARYLDLFTNYISLYNTLMKIIFLASSFSIIWYIRRHKIVRRSYDKEQDTFHHFLLMIPCFLLALFIHEKFNFKEVMWTFSLYLEAVAILPQLVMLQRTRNIDNLTGQYVFLLGGYRALYVLNWIYRYFTEPHYVHWIVWISGLVQTLLYADFFYYYFQSWKNNSKLELPA; translated from the exons atgaatatatttcgATTAGCCGCGGATATGACCCATCTCGCCAGCATCCTCGTCTTGCTTCTCAAGATCCACACCATTAAATCTTGTGCCG GCATTTCGCTCAAGACTCAAGAGCTGTATTCAATTGTTTTCGTGGCTCGTTACTTGGACTTGTTTACTAATTATATATCTCTTTACAACACTTTGATGAAGATTATATTCTTGGCAAGCTCTTTCTCAATTATTTGGTACATCAGGCGCCACAAGATTGTGCGCAGATCATACGATAAAGAACAGGATACCTTCCACCATTTCCTTCTAATGATTCCTTGTTTTCTATTGGCCTTATTCATACATGAGAAGTTCAACTTCAAAGAG GTAATGTGGACATTTTCCTTGTATCTGGAAGCTGTTGCAATACTTCCTCAGCTAGTCATGTTGCAGAGAACAAGGAACATTGACAACTTGACTGGTCAATATGTTTTTCTTCTTGG AGGATACAGGGCATTATACGTTTTGAACTGGATATACCGATATTTCACTGAGCCACACTATGTTCATTGGATAG TTTGGATATCTGGGCTTGTTCAGACATTGCTTTATGCTGATTTCTTCTACTACTATTTCCAAAG TTGGAAGAACAACTCAAAGCTGGAATTACCTGCTTAA
- the LOC124914506 gene encoding probable sucrose-phosphate synthase 2: MAGNEWINGYLEAILDSGGAGTIEENKAPVPVNVTDGGHFNPTRYFVEEVVTGVDETDLHRTWIKVVATRNTRERSSRLENMCWRIWHLTRKKKQLECEDHQRLANRKWEREQGLKDVTEDMSEDLSEGEKADVLGEPMAAAAAGGSPKKKFQRNVSNLEVWSDSNKEKKLYIILISLHGLVRGENMELGRDSDTGGQIKYVVELAKALARMPGVYRVDLFTRQISSPEVDWSYGEPTEMLSTGPEDADCMELGESSGAYIIRIPFGSRDKYMRKELLWPHIQEFVDGALAHILNMSKVLGEQIGEGHPIWPYVIHGHYADAGDSAALLSGALNVPMVLTGHSLGRNKLEQLIKQGRQSEEDINSTYKIMRRIEAEELSLDAAELVITSTKQEIDEQWGLYDGFDVKLEKVLRARARRGVNCHGRFMPRMAVITPGMDFSNVVDQDESEAEGELASLEGSSPRAVPQIWSEVMRFLTNPHKPMILALSRPDPKKNITTLVKAFGECRPLRELANLTLIMGNRDDIDEMSGGNASVLTTVLKLVDKYDLYGQVAYPKHHKQCDVPEIYRLAAKTKGVFINPALVEPFGLTLIEAAAHGLPMVATKNGGPVDINRALNNGLLIDPHDQQAIASALLKLVSEKNLWHECRKNGWKNIHLFSWPEHCRTYLTTVAACRMRHPQWQTDTPADDFSSLEESLSDSLKDVQDMSLRLSIDGDKLMSINDSLDPAAGDPEVNEHVKKLLSRIQKPERGPNQDSEVGNKAVDNVPGKYPMLRRRRRLIFIAVDCYNSDGSPDKKLIKIIQETFRAVNSVSQTAKFSGFALSTAMPISELTAFLKSGNVNINDFDALVCSSGSEVYYPGTRNQDGKLYPDPDYVSHIDYRWGSDGLKKTILQLMINSSNEGEEKLSSSNSNSSSSSSNFIEHDNQSSNSHCVSYRIKDLSKAKKVDDLRRKLRMRGLRCHLMYCRNSTRMQAIPLLASRAQALRYLFVRWRLNVANMYVVLGETGDTDYEELISGTHKTLIMKGVVEKGSEDLLRTVGSYLKADIVPEESPLVTYATAATGEIKAEAIAEALKHVSRSSAA; the protein is encoded by the exons ATGGCGGGTAATGAGTGGATTAACGGCTACTTAGAGGCGATACTTGACAGCGGTGGTGCGGGGACAATAGAGGAGAACAAGGCGCCGGTGCCGGTTAATGTCACCGATGGAGGTCATTTTAATCCCACCAGATATTTCGTTGAAGAAGTTGTCACCGGCGTCGACGAGACCGACCTTCACCGGACATGGATCAAAGTCGTCGCCACTCGTAATACCCGCGAACGTAGTTCCCGCCTCGAGAACATGTGTTGGCGCATTTGGCATCTTACCCGCAAAAAGAAAcag TTGGAATGTGAAGATCACCAAAGGCTGGCTAACAGAAAGTGGGAACGTGAACAAGGCCTCAAAGATGTAACGGAAGACATGTCCGAGGATTTGTCAGAAGGTGAAAAGGCAGATGTTCTTGGTGAACCAATGGCCGCCGCGGCCGCAGGAGGAAGCCCCAAGAAGAAGTTTCAGCGCAATGTTTCTAATTTGGAAGTTTGGTCAGATAGCAATAAAGAGAAGAAATTATACATCATTCTCATCag TTTGCACGGTTTGGTACGTGGAGAAAATATGGAGCTTGGGCGCGACTCCGACACCGGTGGTCAG ATCAAATACGTTGTAGAACTGGCAAAGGCACTCGCCAGGATGCCTGGCGTGTATAGAGTGGATCTTTTCACCCGTCAGATTTCCTCCCCTGAAGTCGACTGGAGCTACGGAGAACCCACGGAGATGCTCAGCACAGGACCCGAAGATGCAGACTGCATGGAACTGGGAGAGAGTAGCGGCGCTTACATCATCAGGATTCCCTTTGGCTCCCGTGATAAGTACATGAGAAAAGAGCTGCTCTGGCCACACATTCAAGAATTCGTGGATGGAGCTTTGGCTCATATTCTCAACATGTCCAAGGTTTTGGGCGAACAGATCGGGGAAGGACATCCAATCTGGCCTTACGTTATCCACGGACACTACGCGGATGCAGGGGACAGCGCTGCTCTTCTCTCGGGTGCTCTCAATGTTCCCATGGTCTTGACAGGACATTCACTTGGGAGAAACAAACTGGAACAGCTTATTAAACAAGGCAGACAGTCCGAAGAGGACATCAATTCTACTTATAAGATAATGAGGAGGATAGAAGCTGAAGAGCTTTCTTTAGACGCTGCAGAACTTGTTATCACAAGTACTAAACAAGAGATCGACGAACAATGGGGGTTGTACGATGGTTTCGATGTCAAGCTCGAGAAGGTTTTAAGGGCGCGTGCCAGACGAGGCGTTAACTGCCACGGCCGTTTCATGCCTAGGATGGCA GTTATCACTCCAGGTATGGACTTTAGTAATGTAGTGGATCAAGACGAATCAGAAGCCGAGGGAGAACTAGCTTCACTTGAGGGCTCTTCGCCAAGAGCCGTCCCTCAAATATGGTCGGAAGTAATGCGTTTCCTGACAAATCCCCATAAGCCAATGATACTGGCATTATCCAGACCTGATCCGAAAAAGAACATCACCACACTTGTGAAAGCGTTTGGAGAATGCCGCCCCTTAAGAGAGCTTGCTAATCTT ACTCTTATAATGGGAAACAGGGATGATATTGATGAGATGTCTGGCGGAAATGCCAGCGTTCTAACCACGGTTTTGAAATTGGTTGATAAGTACGACCTTTACGGGCAAGTCGCATACCCTAAACATCATAAACAATGTGATGTACCTGAAATATACCGCTTGGCTGCGAAAACAAAG GGAGTGTTTATAAATCCAGCCCTGGTTGAGCCTTTTGGACTTACCCTTATTGAG GCTGCGGCTCATGGACTCCCTATGGTGGCTACCAAAAATGGTGGTCCAGTTGATATTAATCGG gcACTGAACAACGGTCTGCTAATTGACCCACACGATCAGCAAGCGATTGCGAGTGCCTTGCTTAAACTTGTGTCGGAAAAGAACTTATGGCACGAATGCAGGAAGAACGGATGGAAGAACATACACCTATTCTCGTGGCCCGAACACTGTCGGACATACTTAACGACAGTGGCTGCTTGTCGGATGAGACATCCTCAGTGGCAAACGGACACGCCTGCGGACGATTTCTCCTCCTTGGAAGAGTCGCTATCCGATTCGCTCAAGGACGTTCAAGACATGTCCTTGAGGCTTTCTATAGACGGGGACAAATTAATGTCGATCAACGACTCACTCGATCCAGCCGCGGGAGATCCTGAAGTGAACGAACATGTAAAGAAATTACTGAGCAGGATTCAGAAACCGGAACGAGGGCCTAATCAAGATTCTGAGGTGGGTAATAAAGCGGTTGATAATGTGCCCGGGAAATACCCGATGTTGAGGAGGCGGAGAAGATTGATTTTCATTGCGGTTGATTGCTATAACTCCGACGGGTCGCCGGACAAGAAACTGATTAAGATAATACAGGAGACGTTTAGAGCGGTGAATTCAGTATCCCAGACTGCTAAATTCTCCGGGTTTGCTCTCTCGACTGCGATGCCTATCTCGGAACTGACGGCGTTCTTGAAATCGGGGAATGTGAACATAAACGACTTCGACGCGTTGGTTTGTAGCAGTGGAAGTGAAGTGTATTACCCGGGGACTCGAAATCAGGACGGGAAACTTTACCCGGATCCAGATTATGTGTCTCATATTGATTACCGTTGGGGCTCTGATGGATTGAAGAAAACAATCTTGCAACTGATGATCAATTCATCCAATGAAGGAGAAGAGAAATTATCATCTTCTAATTCaaacagcagcagcagcagcagcaacttCATCGAGCATGATAATCAATCGAGTAACTCTCATTGTGTCTCGTACCGAATCAAGGATCTCAGCAAG GCCAAGAAAGTGGATGATCTAAGACGGAAGTTGAGAATGAGAGGTCTGCGTTGCCATCTTATGTATTGCAGGAATTCGACAAGAATGCAAGCCATTCCTCTACTTGCATCCAGGGCACAGGCCTTAAG GTATCTGTTTGTTCGATGGAGATTGAACGTGGCAAACATGTACGTAGTTCTTGGTGAAACAGGGGATACTGATTACGAGGAGTTGATATCGGGGACTCATAAAACACTGATAATGAAGGGAGTGGTGGAGAAAGGTTCGGAGGATTTGCTGAGAACTGTGGGCAGTTATTTGAAAGCTGATATTGTCCCCGAGGAGAGCCCCTTGGTGACCTATGCCACCGCCGCCACCGGAGAGATCAAGGCCGAGGCTATCGCCGAGGCTCTCAAACACGTCTCCAGATCATCTGCTGcatga